A region of the Bdellovibrio sp. ArHS genome:
GGCTTTAGTGCTAAGATAGAATCATGAAATACTTCATGGCACTCTTGATTTTCTTGGGCTTAAGTTCATCTTTAGCGAAAACGCAGAAGAAAGGCACCGCTATGTCTACATCAGCAACGGAAATTGCATATCTGGCTGGAGGCTGTTTTTGGGGAATGGAAGATTTAATCCGCAAGCTTCCTGGTGTTGTTGAAACCGAAGTGGGTTACATGGGAGGCGAAACGAAGAACGCCACCTACAACATCGTCAAGACCGGCGCAACCAACCATGCCGAGACGGTCAAAGTCGTCTTTGATCCCAAAAAATTAAAATACGAGGACCTGCTATTGTTCTTCTTCAAGATTCATGATCCAACAACTGTGAATCGACAGGGTAACGATATTGGCACCCAATACCGCAGCGCTATTTTCTACACTTCCGAGACGCAGAGGGAAGATGCGGAGCGCGTGAAAGTCCGCGTAGAAAAATCTGCAGCCTGGGGCCCTACTTTGGCAACACAAATTGTGAAGGCCGGCGAATTCTGGAAAGCTGAGGAATATCACCAGGATTACCTTCAGAAAAACCCCGGTGGATACACCTGCCACTTCGAAAGAAAAATTCAACTTTAGCAATCTAGGTTACATTTCAGAAAGGCTCCCTTTTTCCTGATGCAACTTGCGATTAGGCAAAGTATTGCTGAAGAGTAAGTAAGGAGGGGGCCCTTATGAACATCATGGTTGCCAAAATTCTTATCATCGTCGCAACGGTTCTTTTTAAATCCATGTCATTCGCCGAGGTTATCTCTGTGCGTTCAGACTACTGGTGCCCTTATGTATGCGATCCACAATCTGCCAAACCTGGATACATGGTGGAAATCCTCCACCAGGTGTTCGAAAAGAAGGGCCACAAAGTCGAGATGAAACTTATGAATTGGGTTCGTGCCGTGAAAGAAGTGCGCACGAATAAGGCGCAGGCTCTGGTCGCAGCCAGCCAC
Encoded here:
- the msrA gene encoding peptide-methionine (S)-S-oxide reductase MsrA; this encodes MKYFMALLIFLGLSSSLAKTQKKGTAMSTSATEIAYLAGGCFWGMEDLIRKLPGVVETEVGYMGGETKNATYNIVKTGATNHAETVKVVFDPKKLKYEDLLLFFFKIHDPTTVNRQGNDIGTQYRSAIFYTSETQREDAERVKVRVEKSAAWGPTLATQIVKAGEFWKAEEYHQDYLQKNPGGYTCHFERKIQL